The Rana temporaria chromosome 4, aRanTem1.1, whole genome shotgun sequence genome contains a region encoding:
- the LOC120935925 gene encoding zinc finger protein 239-like, giving the protein MMNMKVEGEVETYVRDDQQHKEERGRMTRTFKEEDTPTEISTGHAIEKPSKDHLTSLSCEMEDEDITRDCAGEKAMSSAMDGGLHSVDRLSNASDSEQPQTVRDGAGIQGEEKFSCNECGESFSSLSDLCIHQSTHKRKNLYSCPECGKWFSEMSKLYKHHKTHSREKPYSCSECGKSFPQKSKLVRHQRSHTGEKLYPCPECGKGFPEKSKLFRHQRIHTGERPYSCPECGKCFQQKSDLDRHQRYHTGERPYSCTDCEKCYLHKSDFVRHQRTHTGEKPYSCAECGKHFLQKSSLHIHQRIHTGERPYSCRVCGKTFSQSSHLYVHQRSHTEEKQYSCPKCEKCFSQKSALVIHQRSRTCEMRGRFFTGVSSSQASEDSHGGGAVLLS; this is encoded by the exons atGATGAACATGAAAGTTGAGGGTGAAGtggagacgtatgtgagggatgatcagcaacaTAAGGAGGAGCGGGGTAGAATGACGAGGACATTCAAAgaagaggacactcctacagagatcagcacag gaCACGCCATTGAGAAACCCTCAAAGGATCATCTGACATCTCTAAGCTGTGaaatggaagatgaggacatcacaagaGATTGTGCAGGAGAAAAGGCAATGAGCTCAGCTATGGATGGAGGACTTCACAGTGTGGATAGACTATCAAATGCCTCTGACTCTGagcaacctcagactgtgagggatggtgccggAATTCAGGGGGAGGAGAAATTTTCCTGTAATGAATGTGGGGAAAGTTTTAGCTCATTGTCCGATCTTTGCATACATCAGAGTACTCACAAGAGGAAAAATCTTTATtcatgtcctgagtgtgggaaatggtTTTCAGAGATGTCCAAACTTTACAAACATCACAAGACTCACTCTAGAGAGAAGCCATATTCTTGCTCTGAATGTGGGAAATCTTTTCCACAAAAATCAAAACTtgtcagacatcagagatctcacacgggagagaagctttatccctgtcctgagtgcggaaaaggtTTTCCAGAGAAGTCCAAGCTTTTCAGACATCAGAGGATTCACACGGGGGAGagaccatattcctgtcctgagtgtggaaaatgcttTCAACAGAAATCTGACCTTGATAGACATCAAAGGTATCACACAGGGGAGAGGCCGTATTCCTGCACTGACTGCGAGAAATGTTATCTACATAAATCCGACTTTGTTAGACATCAAAGAACTCACACAGGAGAAAAGCCATATTCCTGCGCCGAATGTGGTAAACATTTCTTGCAGAAGTCAAGTCTTCACATACATCAGAGGATTCATACGGGAGAGAGGCCATATTCCTGTCGTGTGTGCGGAAAAACTTTTTCACAGTCATCCCATCTTTAcgtacatcagaggtctcacacagaggagaagcagtattcctgtcctaagtgcgagaaatgtttttcTCAGAAATCAGCCCTTGTTATACATCAAAGATCTCGCACCTGTGAGATGAGGGGAAGGTTTTTCACAGGTGTCTCATCTTCACAAGCATCAGAGGATTCACATGGGGGAGGAGCCGTATTGCTGTCCTGA